One region of Balneolaceae bacterium genomic DNA includes:
- a CDS encoding Hsp20/alpha crystallin family protein, with protein MLTKNFPTMPEDQNGNRPESFTDLMDQMFDKMSTMNRDRFVPKMDVAETDSTFEVTLALPGMDKEDINIEIENSVLTVSGERSWKEEEKENGRRYHRVETGRGKFSRALSLPNIVDSEHVDATFTNGELHITIPKLEEKTAKKIEIS; from the coding sequence ATGTTGACCAAAAATTTTCCAACAATGCCTGAAGATCAGAATGGAAACAGACCTGAAAGTTTTACTGACCTGATGGATCAGATGTTTGATAAAATGTCTACCATGAACAGAGATCGGTTTGTACCGAAAATGGATGTAGCAGAGACAGATTCAACATTTGAAGTAACACTTGCTCTGCCTGGCATGGATAAAGAAGACATTAATATTGAGATTGAAAACAGCGTGCTAACTGTGAGCGGAGAACGCAGTTGGAAAGAAGAAGAAAAAGAAAACGGCCGTAGATATCACAGAGTTGAGACCGGTCGTGGTAAATTTAGCCGTGCTCTGTCATTGCCCAACATTGTTGACAGCGAACATGTGGATGCAACTTTTACAAATGGTGAACTTCATATCACCATCCCAAAACTCGAAGAAAAAACAGCAAAGAAAATTGAAATTTCATAA
- a CDS encoding Na(+)/H(+) antiporter subunit D, with protein MIVDLLFIPAVVMILGAFLLPLLPEKTRSSAFLVFPLIALVSLWQYPNGLTMSLVFGVYELIPVHVDALSRVFGIAFSLVTIIGGVYALHLKDVGQQSSALVYAGGALGVTFAGDYFTLFVFWELMAVSSVYLIWARKTAETDRAGMRYLIVHMFGGGLLMTGILLHFSHTGSLLIESLPYRFTLPSTLMLLGIAVNAAVPPLHAWLADAYPKATITGAIFMCAITTKSAVYVMIRLFPEWSILIGIGVMMGVYGTIFALISNDIRQILSYSIVSQIGYMVAGVGIGSEMALNASAAHAVNNVLFKSLLFMGAGAVIYVTGRSKLTELGGLANKMKTVVALYMVGGLAVSGAPLFNGFTSKTMVVSAAGEAHLEWGMLLLTIASIGSFLHSGLKLPYFTWFGEAKEEITDLKPIPKNMIAGMGIGAFFCILIGLYPNVLYSQLPFPVEYHPYDVYHLVEMVQILVFAFIGFWLFRNKFAGTENILLDFDWFYRKARPLTEKVFVTNVDRFYGYAENATLWLAGFMTEKFKDPLVWLNPFTDTQQESAKYSHAVEVVMSFILLSFVVFAIIYFV; from the coding sequence ATGATCGTTGATCTGTTATTCATACCGGCCGTTGTGATGATCCTGGGAGCATTTTTACTTCCATTGCTTCCGGAAAAAACGCGGTCCTCAGCATTTTTGGTGTTCCCGTTGATTGCATTGGTATCGCTTTGGCAATATCCAAATGGTTTAACGATGTCATTAGTATTCGGGGTATACGAACTGATACCTGTCCACGTGGATGCTCTCAGCAGAGTATTTGGAATTGCATTTTCTCTTGTAACGATTATTGGCGGAGTCTATGCATTGCACTTGAAAGATGTAGGTCAGCAAAGCTCGGCACTTGTTTATGCAGGTGGCGCTTTGGGGGTTACATTTGCCGGTGATTATTTCACTCTTTTTGTCTTTTGGGAGTTGATGGCAGTCAGTTCTGTGTACCTTATCTGGGCACGAAAAACGGCCGAAACGGATCGCGCCGGAATGCGTTATCTGATCGTCCATATGTTTGGCGGAGGACTATTGATGACGGGAATTCTGTTACATTTCTCTCACACTGGTTCTTTGCTGATTGAAAGTCTGCCCTATCGATTTACTCTGCCCTCAACGCTGATGCTTCTGGGAATTGCCGTAAACGCAGCCGTCCCTCCCCTGCACGCATGGCTGGCTGATGCATATCCCAAAGCAACGATCACCGGCGCTATATTTATGTGCGCTATCACAACCAAATCTGCCGTCTATGTAATGATTCGACTGTTCCCTGAATGGAGCATTCTAATTGGGATCGGTGTGATGATGGGAGTTTACGGGACAATTTTTGCTCTCATCTCAAATGATATTCGACAGATTCTTTCCTACTCCATTGTCAGCCAAATTGGTTATATGGTTGCAGGCGTAGGAATCGGGTCGGAAATGGCGCTGAATGCGTCCGCTGCTCACGCCGTAAACAATGTTTTGTTTAAGTCTCTTCTCTTTATGGGTGCCGGTGCGGTGATTTATGTAACGGGCAGAAGTAAACTCACAGAACTCGGCGGACTCGCAAACAAAATGAAAACGGTCGTTGCTCTCTACATGGTTGGTGGCTTAGCCGTTTCAGGAGCACCTCTTTTTAATGGATTCACAAGTAAAACAATGGTCGTAAGTGCAGCCGGAGAAGCTCATCTTGAATGGGGGATGCTGTTATTAACGATCGCTTCCATCGGCTCTTTCCTTCACAGCGGTTTGAAACTGCCTTACTTTACATGGTTCGGCGAGGCCAAAGAAGAGATTACCGATCTCAAACCAATACCAAAAAACATGATTGCCGGAATGGGAATTGGGGCTTTTTTCTGTATCCTCATTGGCCTTTATCCGAATGTGCTTTACAGTCAACTGCCATTTCCTGTAGAGTACCATCCGTATGATGTATACCACCTCGTGGAGATGGTTCAGATACTTGTCTTTGCATTCATCGGCTTCTGGCTCTTCAGAAACAAATTTGCCGGTACTGAAAACATTCTTTTAGATTTCGATTGGTTCTATCGAAAAGCCCGACCCCTGACTGAAAAAGTATTCGTCACAAATGTGGATAGGTTTTACGGCTACGCAGAAAATGCTACACTTTGGCTGGCCGGTTTTATGACTGAAAAATTCAAAGATCCCCTTGTTTGGCTTAATCCATTCACAGATACGCAGCAAGAATCTGCAAAATACAGTCATGCTGTGGAAGTTGTCATGAGCTTTATACTTCTCAGCTTTGTGGTATTCGCGATTATCTATTTTGTCTGA